In Thermoplasmata archaeon, a single genomic region encodes these proteins:
- a CDS encoding 30S ribosomal protein S6e translates to MAEFKAIIADTKSGKTYKHDITGHYASALVGKKIGDEVDGLYVGLPGYKLQVTGGSDKDGFPMRRDLPGPRRKRLLLSGGVGFHPPREGMRKKKTVRGNTISPDILQLNLKIVQRGPKSIEDAWKEQAR, encoded by the coding sequence ATGGCGGAGTTCAAGGCGATCATCGCCGACACGAAGAGCGGCAAGACGTACAAGCACGACATCACGGGGCACTACGCGAGCGCCCTGGTCGGCAAGAAGATCGGCGACGAGGTCGACGGCCTGTACGTCGGGCTCCCGGGTTACAAGCTTCAGGTCACCGGCGGCAGCGACAAGGACGGCTTCCCCATGCGCCGCGACCTCCCGGGTCCGCGGCGCAAGCGCCTCCTGCTGAGCGGGGGCGTTGGCTTCCATCCGCCGCGGGAGGGGATGCGGAAGAAGAAGACCGTGCGCGGGAACACGATCTCCCCGGACATCCTCCAGTTGAACCTGAAGATCGTCCAACGCGGTCCCAAGTCCATCGAGGACGCGTGGAAGGAGCAGGCGCGATGA